One segment of Salvia splendens isolate huo1 chromosome 20, SspV2, whole genome shotgun sequence DNA contains the following:
- the LOC121782284 gene encoding ribonuclease E/G-like protein, chloroplastic isoform X2 has product MQPSLVSHHFDGICTSSDIGNETEKLNCSNGSVQNSETLNESSHGGDSSKYNYNVNGMDILEQSDSLLTNYMVEEPWIFESVCSRAKEASGVLTSELGNDEVTQTALSEPHQPTTPENLMHEEENNETEKEDSVSTVILINSSICTVQRIAVLEHNKLVELLLEPVKNNVQCDSVYLGVVTKLVPHMGGAFVNIGSPRPSFMDIRPNKRPFVFPSFCGPMEETEVISSTSDKPEEHVDFPENGALSTGVEELDEEDDDQSEDELVIDEFEHHGNQTKFDVLDILKENLNGSIVEHGVDIEKPKFVKHLNGEAEQLQSRSQPQDASIKIKENKWEQVKRGSKIIVQVIKEGLGTKGPTLTAYPKLRSRFWVLMTCCKTIGISKKISGVDRTRLRLIAKTLQPTGFGLTVRTVASGHSLEELQRDLEGLLSTWKNIVDDGKSAALAADEGVEGAVPVMLHRAMGQTLSVVQDYFNEKVESMVVDSPRTYHEVTNYLQDIAPDLCDRVELYSERTPLFDKYNIEEEINSILTKRVPLANGGYLVIEQTEALVSIDVNGGHCMLGQGTSQEKAILEVNLAAAKQIARESRLRDIGGIIVVDFIDMVDDSNKRLVYEEVKKAVERDRSTVKVSELSRNGLMEITRKRVRPSVTFMISEPCICCQATGRVEALETSFSKIEHEICRLLSTMDQKADLGKPKSWPRFILRVDRHMCNYLTSGKRTRLAVLSSSLKVWILLKVARGLNRGAFELKLLTDEASDKGERDSAAISVLRPKEVSPPRVTLFPIKNWKTGRK; this is encoded by the exons ATGCAGCCGTCCCTTGTCTCTCACCATTTTGATGGTATATGTACTTCAAGTGATATTGGTAATGAAACTGAGAAATTGAACTGCTCAAATGGTAGTGTTCAGAACTCGGAAACGTTAAATGAATCAAGCCATGGTGGGGATTCCAGTAAGTATAATTATAATGTGAATGGAATGGATATATTGGAACAGTCTGATTCTTTATTAACGAATTATATGGTTGAGGAGCCCTGGATATTTGAATCTGTATGCTCTAGAGCCAAGGAGGCTTCAGGCGTGCTCACGAGCGAGTTGGGTAATGATGAGGTTACTCAGACTGCACTCAGTGAACCGCATCAGCCCACCACACCTGAGAATCTGATGCATGAGGAAGAAAATAATGAGACGGAAAAGGAGGACTCTGTTTCCACTGTCATATTGATCAATTCTTCGATATGTACCGTTCAAAGGATTGCTGTACTAGAACATAATAAACTTGTTGAACTATTGTTGGAGCCTGTGAAAAACAATGTTCAGTGTGATAGTGTATATCTAGGAGTAGTGACAAAACTCGTACCTCATATGGGTGGTGCATTTGTAAATATTGGCAGTCCAAGGCCATCTTTCATGGATATAAGGCCCAATAAGAGACCATTTGTATTTCCTTCATTCTGTGGCCCTATGGAGGAAACAGAGGTAATAAGCTCCACATCTGATAAACCTGAAGAGCATGTCGATTTTCCTGAAAATGGAGCCTTATCTACTGGAGTAGAAGAGCTAGATGAGGAGGATGACGACCAGAGCGAAGATGAATTGGTTATTGACGAGTTTGAACATCACGGGAATCAGACTAAGTTTGATGTGTTAGATATCTTAAAGGAGAATCTGAATGGTAGCATAGTCGAGCATGGAGTTGACATTGAAAAACCCAAGTTTGTAAAACATCTGAATGGAGAGGCTGAGCAGCTGCAGAGTAGAAGCCAACCCCAGGATGCCAGCATTAAGATTAAAGAGAATAAATGGGAACAAGTTAAAAGGGGCTCTAAGATAATTGTACAAGTTATTAAGGAAGGATTGGGTACAAAAGGCCCCACGTTAACGGCTTATCCAAAGCTGCGAAGCAGATTCTGG GTACTGATGACTTGCTGCAAAACAATAGGAATTTCGAAGAAAATTTCTGGTGTTGACCGAACACGATTACGGCTTATAGCCAAAACTTTGCAGCCAACTGGATTCGGGCTCACTGTAAGGACTGTTGCTTCTGGTCATTCACTGGAGGAATTGCAGAGAGATTTGGAAGGCCTCCTATCAACGTGGAAAAACATAGTTGACGATGGAAAATCTGCTGCTCTTGCTGCAGATGAAGGTGTTGAAGGAGCTGTTCCTGTTATGCTACATAGGGCAATGGGCCAAACACTTTCAGTAGTtcaagattattttaatgagaag GTGGAAAGCATGGTAGTTGATTCTCCACGGACTTACCATGAG GTCACCAACTATCTTCAAGATATAGCACCGGACCTTTGCGACAGAGTTGAGTTATACAGCGAAAGGACCCCTCTCTTTGATAAATACAATATTGAGGAAGAAATCAATAGCATTCTTACCAAAAG GGTTCCTCTGGCTAATGGTGGTTATCTAGTGATTGAACAAACTGAGGCATTGGTATCTATTGATGTAAATGGGGGCCATTGTATGCTAGGTCAAGGGACTTCACAAGAGAAAGCTATTCTTGAAGTGAATCTTGCCGCAGCCAAACAG ATTGCCAGAGAATCAAGGCTCAGAGATATTGGTGGAATTATTGTTGTGGATTTCATTGATATGGTAGATGATT CGAATAAGAGGCTCGTTTATGAAGAAGTTAAGAAAGCTGTTGAGAGGGACAGATCAACCGTGAAAGTATCCGAATTGTCCAGGAATGGGCTGATGGAAATAACTCGAAAGCGg GTTCGACCGAGTGTTACCTTCATGATCAGTGAACCATGCATCTGCTGCCAGGCAACCGGCAGAGTGGAAGCTTTGGAGACGTCATTTTCCAAGATTGAGCATGAAATATGTCGACTTTTG TCAACAATGGATCAGAAAGCAGATCTCGGGAAACCCAAATCTTGGCCACGATTCATCTTAAGGGTGGATCGACACATGTGTAACTATCTGACCTCAGGAAAGCGGACACGACTGGCGGTTTTAAGTAGTTCTCTCAAAGTTTGGATTCTCCTAAAG GTGGCTAGAGGGCTCAACCGAGGGGCGTTCGAGCTGAAACTTCTGACAGATGAGGCCTCAGACAAGGGCGAACGCGACAGTGCTGCAATCTCAGTATTGCGGCCGAAAGAAGTTTCCCCCCCAAGAGTGACCCTTTTCCCCATAAAAAACTGGAAAACTGGTAGGAAATGA
- the LOC121782285 gene encoding D-3-phosphoglycerate dehydrogenase 2, chloroplastic-like, protein MEAATSIWCASCNLSNQTHKKQSYPILPSLHKHSLSTNLRRTSTTLNSAANSGSPWPSILVSDKLGEAGLHLLRQFGHVECLYNLSSDELCSRIGEFDALVVRSGTRVTRRLFEAAKGRLKVVGRAGVGIDNVDRQAATEFGCLVVNAPTANTIAAAEHGIALLTAMARNVARADASMKAGKWERSKNVGVSVVGKTLAVMGFGRVGSEVARRGKALGMRVIAHDPYAPADTVRAVGVDLVSFDEALSTAHFVSLHMPLTPSTRGLFDDRAFAKMAKGVRFINVARGGLVDEDALLRALDSGIVAQAAVDVLSEEPPSGDASRLAQHENVITTPHLGASTKEAQEQVAVEIAEAVVGALRGELSATALNAPIISPQVMSALGPYVALAEKLGRVAVQLVAGGTGIQSVKVLYASPRDPDDLDTRILRAMITKGIIEPISDAHVNLVNADFIAKQKHLRISEEKVATNSSVDQPVESIQLQISGAASRFESTLLDNGRISIQGSVKQGVPHLTRVGAFSVNVSLEGNVILCHQLDQPGMIGQVGNILGERNVNVSYMSVGRSGKRGKAIMAIGVDEEPDEATLKEIGEVPAIYECVFLHL, encoded by the exons ATGGAAGCAGCAACCTCCATTTGGTGTGCCAGTTGTAATCTCAGCAACCAAACACACAAGAAACAATCTTATCCCATCCTTCCCTCTCTCCACAAACACTCTCTCTCCACCAACTTGAGGCGCACCTCCACCACTTTGAACTCTGCAGCAAATTCAGGATCCCCCTGGCCTTCCATCTTAGTCTCCGACAAGCTCGGAGAGGCCGGCCTCCATCTGCTCCGTCAGTTCGGCCACGTGGAGTGCCTCTACAATCTGTCTTCAGATGAATTGTGCTCGAGGATCGGTGAGTTTGATGCGCTGGTTGTCCGGAGTGGGACCAGGGTCACGCGCCGCCTGTTTGAAGCCGCCAAAGGGCGGTTGAAGGTGGTGGGACGAGCTGGCGTGGGGATCGACAATGTGGATAGGCAGGCTGCTACCGAGTTCGGGTGTTTGGTGGTGAATGCCCCCACGGCCAACACAATCGCGGCTGCTGAGCACGGGATTGCTCTGCTGACCGCCATGGCGAGGAATGTGGCTCGGGCTGATGCCTCCATGAAAGCTG GAAAATGGGAACGTAGCAAGAATGTTGGTGTTAGTGTGGTTGGGAAGACTCTGGCGGTGATGGGATTCGGTAGGGTTGGAAGTGAGGTTGCAAGGCGCGGAAAGGCGCTAGGAATGCGTGTTATTGCTCACGACCCTTACGCGCCTGCTGATACAGTGCGCGCCGTTGGTGTGGATTTGGTCTCTTTTGATGAAGCTCTTTCCACTGCACATTTTGTGTCCCTGCACATGCCTCTTACCCCTTCGACTCGCGGACTGTTCGATGATCGAGCCTTTGCCAAGATGGCCAAGGGAGTGCGCTTCATCAACGTTGCCCGTGGGGGCCTTGTGGATGAGGATGCTTTGCTCAGAGCCCTTGATTCTGGAATTGTTGCTCAG GCGGCCGTTGATGTGCTCTCAGAGGAGCCTCCATCGGGAGACGCCAGTCGACTCGCGCAGCATGAGAATGTGATAACCACGCCTCACCTCGGAGCTAGCACGAAGGAAGCACAGGAGCAAGTCGCCGTGGAGATAGCTGAGGCTGTTGTTGGTGCATTAAGAGGGGAGCTTTCTGCTACTGCACTCAATGCTCCCATCATTTCTCCTCAG GTCATGTCCGCGCTGGGTCCTTACGTTGCTCTAGCCGAGAAGCTGGGCAGAGTAGCTGTGCAGTTGGTTGCCGGAGGAACTGGAATCCAATCGGTCAAGGTGCTCTATGCTTCACCTCGAGATCCAGACGACTTGGACACTAGGATACTACGAGCTATGATCACGAAGGGCATCATCGAGCCTATCTCCGATGCCCATGTCAACCTCGTGAACGCAGACTTCATAGCCAAGCAGAAGCACCTTAGGATTAGCGAGGAAAAGGTTGCTACAAACTCGTCAGTGGACCAGCCCGTGGAGTCGATTCAGCTGCAGATAAGTGGCGCCGCGTCTAGATTCGAGAGCACGTTGCTGGACAACGGGAGGATTAGCATCCAAGGGAGTGTGAAGCAGGGGGTGCCTCATTTGACGCGCGTGGGAGCCTTCAGCGTGAACGTGAGCTTGGAAGGGAACGTCATACTGTGTCATCAATTGGACCAGCCGGGAATGATCGGACAAGTCGGGAATATTCTCGGAGAGCGCAACGTGAACGTGAGCTACATGAGTGTTGGAAGGAGTGGTAAGAGGGGGAAGGCCATAATGGCTATTGGGGTGGATGAAGAACCTGATGAAGCTACCCTCAAAGAAATAGGAGAGGTTCCTGCAATTTATGAGTGTGTCTTCCTTCATCTTTGA
- the LOC121782284 gene encoding ribonuclease E/G-like protein, chloroplastic isoform X1: MWASSDVLWGTRIQYSVLPFSPSQQCRKCTGKSKPRYRRKPVFQSWMGNRSRRFLLPALPRDDEKIARCSASYYLACNLFFGDCHISPSRIPRNSHITEAFLVEEPWLMQPSLVSHHFDGICTSSDIGNETEKLNCSNGSVQNSETLNESSHGGDSSKYNYNVNGMDILEQSDSLLTNYMVEEPWIFESVCSRAKEASGVLTSELGNDEVTQTALSEPHQPTTPENLMHEEENNETEKEDSVSTVILINSSICTVQRIAVLEHNKLVELLLEPVKNNVQCDSVYLGVVTKLVPHMGGAFVNIGSPRPSFMDIRPNKRPFVFPSFCGPMEETEVISSTSDKPEEHVDFPENGALSTGVEELDEEDDDQSEDELVIDEFEHHGNQTKFDVLDILKENLNGSIVEHGVDIEKPKFVKHLNGEAEQLQSRSQPQDASIKIKENKWEQVKRGSKIIVQVIKEGLGTKGPTLTAYPKLRSRFWVLMTCCKTIGISKKISGVDRTRLRLIAKTLQPTGFGLTVRTVASGHSLEELQRDLEGLLSTWKNIVDDGKSAALAADEGVEGAVPVMLHRAMGQTLSVVQDYFNEKVESMVVDSPRTYHEVTNYLQDIAPDLCDRVELYSERTPLFDKYNIEEEINSILTKRVPLANGGYLVIEQTEALVSIDVNGGHCMLGQGTSQEKAILEVNLAAAKQIARESRLRDIGGIIVVDFIDMVDDSNKRLVYEEVKKAVERDRSTVKVSELSRNGLMEITRKRVRPSVTFMISEPCICCQATGRVEALETSFSKIEHEICRLLSTMDQKADLGKPKSWPRFILRVDRHMCNYLTSGKRTRLAVLSSSLKVWILLKVARGLNRGAFELKLLTDEASDKGERDSAAISVLRPKEVSPPRVTLFPIKNWKTGRK, from the exons ATGTGGGCATCTTCTGATGTCTTGTGGGGAACCAGAATTCAATATTCTGTGCTGCCATTTTCGCCAAGCCAGCAATGTAGAAAATGTACGGGGAAGTCCAAACCTCGTTACAGGAGAAAGCCGGTATTTCAGTCATGGATGGGGAATAGATCTCGACGGTTCCTCCTGCCTGCTTTACCAAGAG ATGATGAGAAGATTGCAAGATGCTCTGCAAGTTACTACTTGGCGTGCAACTTGTTCTTCGGTGATTGCCATATCTCTCCCTCTCGTATTCCAAGGAATTCACACATTACTGAAGCTTTCCTTGTGGAGGAACCTTGGCTAATGCAGCCGTCCCTTGTCTCTCACCATTTTGATGGTATATGTACTTCAAGTGATATTGGTAATGAAACTGAGAAATTGAACTGCTCAAATGGTAGTGTTCAGAACTCGGAAACGTTAAATGAATCAAGCCATGGTGGGGATTCCAGTAAGTATAATTATAATGTGAATGGAATGGATATATTGGAACAGTCTGATTCTTTATTAACGAATTATATGGTTGAGGAGCCCTGGATATTTGAATCTGTATGCTCTAGAGCCAAGGAGGCTTCAGGCGTGCTCACGAGCGAGTTGGGTAATGATGAGGTTACTCAGACTGCACTCAGTGAACCGCATCAGCCCACCACACCTGAGAATCTGATGCATGAGGAAGAAAATAATGAGACGGAAAAGGAGGACTCTGTTTCCACTGTCATATTGATCAATTCTTCGATATGTACCGTTCAAAGGATTGCTGTACTAGAACATAATAAACTTGTTGAACTATTGTTGGAGCCTGTGAAAAACAATGTTCAGTGTGATAGTGTATATCTAGGAGTAGTGACAAAACTCGTACCTCATATGGGTGGTGCATTTGTAAATATTGGCAGTCCAAGGCCATCTTTCATGGATATAAGGCCCAATAAGAGACCATTTGTATTTCCTTCATTCTGTGGCCCTATGGAGGAAACAGAGGTAATAAGCTCCACATCTGATAAACCTGAAGAGCATGTCGATTTTCCTGAAAATGGAGCCTTATCTACTGGAGTAGAAGAGCTAGATGAGGAGGATGACGACCAGAGCGAAGATGAATTGGTTATTGACGAGTTTGAACATCACGGGAATCAGACTAAGTTTGATGTGTTAGATATCTTAAAGGAGAATCTGAATGGTAGCATAGTCGAGCATGGAGTTGACATTGAAAAACCCAAGTTTGTAAAACATCTGAATGGAGAGGCTGAGCAGCTGCAGAGTAGAAGCCAACCCCAGGATGCCAGCATTAAGATTAAAGAGAATAAATGGGAACAAGTTAAAAGGGGCTCTAAGATAATTGTACAAGTTATTAAGGAAGGATTGGGTACAAAAGGCCCCACGTTAACGGCTTATCCAAAGCTGCGAAGCAGATTCTGG GTACTGATGACTTGCTGCAAAACAATAGGAATTTCGAAGAAAATTTCTGGTGTTGACCGAACACGATTACGGCTTATAGCCAAAACTTTGCAGCCAACTGGATTCGGGCTCACTGTAAGGACTGTTGCTTCTGGTCATTCACTGGAGGAATTGCAGAGAGATTTGGAAGGCCTCCTATCAACGTGGAAAAACATAGTTGACGATGGAAAATCTGCTGCTCTTGCTGCAGATGAAGGTGTTGAAGGAGCTGTTCCTGTTATGCTACATAGGGCAATGGGCCAAACACTTTCAGTAGTtcaagattattttaatgagaag GTGGAAAGCATGGTAGTTGATTCTCCACGGACTTACCATGAG GTCACCAACTATCTTCAAGATATAGCACCGGACCTTTGCGACAGAGTTGAGTTATACAGCGAAAGGACCCCTCTCTTTGATAAATACAATATTGAGGAAGAAATCAATAGCATTCTTACCAAAAG GGTTCCTCTGGCTAATGGTGGTTATCTAGTGATTGAACAAACTGAGGCATTGGTATCTATTGATGTAAATGGGGGCCATTGTATGCTAGGTCAAGGGACTTCACAAGAGAAAGCTATTCTTGAAGTGAATCTTGCCGCAGCCAAACAG ATTGCCAGAGAATCAAGGCTCAGAGATATTGGTGGAATTATTGTTGTGGATTTCATTGATATGGTAGATGATT CGAATAAGAGGCTCGTTTATGAAGAAGTTAAGAAAGCTGTTGAGAGGGACAGATCAACCGTGAAAGTATCCGAATTGTCCAGGAATGGGCTGATGGAAATAACTCGAAAGCGg GTTCGACCGAGTGTTACCTTCATGATCAGTGAACCATGCATCTGCTGCCAGGCAACCGGCAGAGTGGAAGCTTTGGAGACGTCATTTTCCAAGATTGAGCATGAAATATGTCGACTTTTG TCAACAATGGATCAGAAAGCAGATCTCGGGAAACCCAAATCTTGGCCACGATTCATCTTAAGGGTGGATCGACACATGTGTAACTATCTGACCTCAGGAAAGCGGACACGACTGGCGGTTTTAAGTAGTTCTCTCAAAGTTTGGATTCTCCTAAAG GTGGCTAGAGGGCTCAACCGAGGGGCGTTCGAGCTGAAACTTCTGACAGATGAGGCCTCAGACAAGGGCGAACGCGACAGTGCTGCAATCTCAGTATTGCGGCCGAAAGAAGTTTCCCCCCCAAGAGTGACCCTTTTCCCCATAAAAAACTGGAAAACTGGTAGGAAATGA